The DNA sequence atagccatttggattaaatgtttaggaataaataataatgtcctGTGTCCTGTGTTGCTTCTCTCTTATCTAAACTTTTATTActgttataaattaaataaacaaagcacCACCCAGCTTTTTCAAACTCTCTCACATACATGAGTCCTAAATATGGCAGCACAATTCACTGCACAAAACTACATTTCTAATCTGTTTTACAGGATTAAATAAACTGTTCATAATATAAGTTGAACCGTTAATACTTTGGAGATAAAGACAGGTCTattgtgcataaaaaaatattttttaaacgtTCTATTTGCTTGTTTATTCCTGCAGGGTCTGGTTCTGTGCTGCACCAtgttcacctgctgctgctgttgctgctgctgctgtttctgctgcGGGAAGTGTAAACCACCAGAGGACGATGAAAACTACCAGTACGTCGACCCGGAAGATCTGGAGGCTCAAATCAAAGCGGAGCAGGACGGAGGTGAGCCGGAGATTCACATGAATACGCTTTAAGATCACAGGTGGTGAGAATGCTGCTGTTGCAAATATTCTATAATCATCCTGGTTCCCTGTTGGTTTGTTTCATAGGTTGATgcacaaactgtattttgtagCATTTTGCTTTGTGATTCAACAAAATTGATTCACATTGGATCATAGATTGACAGATTATGAGGTCCTCTAAACTTTCAACACAGGTTGAATGTCTttagtcatttattttacaaaaatgttaaataattgGATcgatatatttaacatatttccaAGTGCCCACGAGTGTTGCCAATTTTGAGAAAATTTGGGGCTTCACATGCAAcacatattaaactatttacatttttacaaccagtcttgtcctctcctctctgctctgtgtaaacagcctgcagttcagtcaaagtttcactgaatttttgtcacgtgactgctCCTCTCAGCTGAATCATAATAGATTCTTAGTTGCATtgaggagtgcagaatttatttttttctacaggatctggttagagtaaatgttgttttttttgtagaataaaAGTGGTGTAGataaaatatcactattttaagacTATTTGTTTATTGTACCTCATGATAAAATGAAGGGTTTGTGACTCCTTCAAGGGCCGTTGGAAacagtttctgtttttacagtttctgcctgtgataaatggtgtaatttgtgtgacttttttttcgagCTTGTGTGGTTCAGTGAGGTAtggaggggttttttttgcactgaGATGCATAAAAAGATtgattaaaagatttttttaaaaagcatgctgGTATAGAGTCCAATCAATGCTGAAACGGCTGGTTGTGGCGTTCTGAAGCTAAATGTTAAAACGGTATTTTAGATGAAACTAAAACCatcaccaaccaaccaaccaactaaagGCTCTCTCTAATCCTGTAACAGTGAATTTTAACATGCTCTCACGCTGCAGGATTCGTGTTTTCATGCTCCAACCCCCAACAGGTTACACAGTAATCATAGGCCAGCCACAATCTAATCTGGGTCCAGAAAGCCCCGAGGGCCAGAGTCAGCCCATCCCTCTGCCAATGGCCATGCCTGCACCAGCTGAGCCCCAGTCAGCGCCAGCAGCCAGTCCAGCCGGGGAGGAGAACCCCGGAGAGACCCTCCCAGAGTCGAAATGACTCGTAAGAGCTGCCTCCTCTACGTTCTTTGTGTCACGTCGTCGTTGTTGTCGTCACTTGGTGTTGCTCGTCCGTGCTTGTCGGCTGCCTGCCTGTCTGGCtgtttgtggctgtttttttacaggatctggtttctgcaaatagttttttttcttaatttaaaatgagacaactagaataaagggatttttatgaaatagaaaaaaaaaattctgattaaAGCATTCATGTTTAGTTCAAGGACCGTTGGAAATTTGAAAAACCCAcgatagttttgtttttacaaatattcTGGAGGGCTTTTGTAAATAAGAAGGTTTATTATTCTtgtttgtggctgtttttttttttttttttacaggatctggtttctgctaatattttttttctagtggaatttaaaatgagacaactAGAATAAAGGGATTTTTATGAAATagctttatatttacaaaaatatatatttaaagcttTACTTTTGTCGTTTTTCCCCCCTAATGAAAGCATTCATGATTAGTTAGATTATTAAGGACCGTTGGAAATTTAAAAATCCGAtgatagttttgtttttacaaatattttggAGGGCTATTGTAAATAAGAaggtttgttattattattattattattattattgtgtagtttatattttttacctattttcttattttagtattaaaaacctattgtgattattatcattatgtgtttttattttctctatatATCTGTACTTATTTCTTTCCTTGTGCTGCTGTAAATGACTCGTAAGAGCTGCCTCGTCTACGTTTTTTGTGTCACATGGTTGTTGTCGTCTCTTGCTGTTGCTCGTCCGTGCTGCCTGCCTGTCTGGCTGTTTGTGGCTCATGGCTGCTGCTTCTTCACTCATCCGTCACAAAGCTGTCCAGTCGCCACTGCACCGTTCTGTTCATCACCTCACCATCACCAGTCGTCTTGTACCTGCATGTTGTTTCCACACGCTCGTCCTCAGTGTTTCATTAAGTCACTGTGCTTTAATTGCTGCCAGAAAATGAGCATGTCTGAATCAATTACTCAAGCTTCAAGTGTCAACCTTCTGTTAACTGTTATGTTTATTGTAACTGCATCATCTTTATACTCAAACTTGTGTTTGATACTTAGACGAGAAAGAAAGTTCTTAGTTTTCATCATGTAGAGATATAAACCTGAAGAAAACTGTTTTATCACATATTTATCAGCGTTATATTCATCAgatatttaatgcaaaaattcagtttttttgcaCTGCAGGTCCATTTCTAGTACAACCTGTatgatacaggttttttttttcccaactggGGTTAAAGTTTTTCAAAGgagacatttaattattttttttctgtaatgtgTAATAAAGGTAACGTGgattctttcctctcctccaacAGGAAAGTGACGGCGCGGATAAGCCCCAACAAGCGGAAGCAGgtaaatatgttttcattttcaaaattattttttatttacaattttcaTAAAAAGTCTTTGCGTACAATTTTGTTTAGCTGTATAAGTGTCAGCTAGAGGTGCactgattgcaattttctggccgatcacagATTTACCTGctgattccgattttggccgataccgatttttttataactcacagcatacaccttcaatgtttgaatcttattttattgaaaaacaataacacagcagtatttttcttgaacaaataaaggaaatcacaatgtctgaggtagttaataaaatattgaacttaaaatgaATAGCAACAATCAAcagactttagattgtatatgttataaagggtcaaagaaaatatgtattcaatgctcttggatttttgctatgagctgcaccatgttgatGAGAATCACCCTTTGTGGctattcaaatgttaaaatatgcatCTAAAAATAACCTGCAACAGCttaaattctgcaaaaaataaagtgcaCTTTCAGACCttagataagatcgctagataagatcaGTTTGACGTAAAAGATTCAGCCGATcacgcaaaattaaggaaatcggtgccGATGGATCTGTGCACCTCTAGTGTCAGCCTCTCTGTGTCTTGACTCAGTTTgaccctcctctctccctctgcagccTCTCCAGCCCTTTCTACCATCCAGCCACATTCAACTGCTGCCGGAGATCAACCAGCCGGCCCCCCTCCTgcttcctccacctccacccctcAGCCCACCTGACCCACCCACTGGACTATAACCTGTAGGGTGGGCCCTCcaaggctccagcccccccttctctctctctccatggaACTCTTATGGAGTAATTAAACGACTCGCTGGGCTCTGAAATATTCTCGTCTCCTCTCATTCCACCGTGTGACGTTCTTAAGCCGAGCCTGAGGTAGATGTCATCCCTACCAACTAATCTCTACTTGTCATCCCATTACAACCAGTAAGGATGTGACCCTGGGCTGGAAGGAAACCGGGAgttaaagagcaaaaaaaacatcctcTTTATTTATCCGCTTTCCAGAACAGGACTGGATTTATCTGTGTCCCGACCGCCCCTGAACCTCCCTCCATTCTGGACTCTGGAGcgctttttttacatttctcctCCTTTAACTTTTTGAGGGGTTTCCTCCAAAAGAAGTGTACTTTTGGGAGAATAACTTCAGTATGGAATTACCACTTGGATGAGAGTCTggaggacctttttt is a window from the Centropristis striata isolate RG_2023a ecotype Rhode Island chromosome 18, C.striata_1.0, whole genome shotgun sequence genome containing:
- the dnajc5ga gene encoding dnaJ (Hsp40) homolog, subfamily C, member 5 gamma a, yielding MAEPNPSRPQRKMSTAGESVYKVLGLEKGATAEDIKKAYRKLALKYHPDKNPDNPEAAEKFKEINNANSILNDETKRKIYDEYGSMGLYVSEQFGEESVKYYFLMSKWWFKGLVLCCTMFTCCCCCCCCCFCCGKCKPPEDDENYQYVDPEDLEAQIKAEQDGGYTVIIGQPQSNLGPESPEGQSQPIPLPMAMPAPAEPQSAPAASPAGEENPGETLPESK